In Gossypium arboreum isolate Shixiya-1 chromosome 5, ASM2569848v2, whole genome shotgun sequence, a single genomic region encodes these proteins:
- the LOC108472540 gene encoding serine/threonine-protein kinase UCNL-like, whose protein sequence is MVMDNPQSSPSFPPELDLDHLKAIKILGKGALGSVFLVHHTSTDPIAPSPFALKVVQRSKPDSDRRARWEIEVLSRLSPPNPTPHHPFLPRLLGLLQTPDLIAWAVPYCPGSDLHALRYRQHDRVFSAPVIQFYLAEIICALDHLHSLGIVYRDLKPENILIQHSGHVTLTDFDLSRNLKKKQLSETVADLKMDPNLSPAIPVRRNFIRWVPAVADNKYRKAYKKPKPARVSPVSRRKPSFSNGERSNSFVGTEEYVSPEVVRGDGHEFAVDWWALGILTYEMLYGTTPFKGKSRKETFRNVLYKEPEFIGQRSDLTDLIQRLLHKDPRKRLGYHKGACEIKEHSFFKGVRWDLLTEVLRPPFIPSIEEGDLTERGQIDIKKYYESLKTPLSMPPSPLPSPSSENTRNVSFSEF, encoded by the coding sequence ATGGTTATGGATAATCCTCAATCTTCACCCTCATTTCCACCTGAGTTAGATTTGGACCACCTCAAAGCCATCAAAATCCTGGGCAAAGGAGCTTTGGGTTCTGTCTTTCTCGTGCACCACACTTCTACCGACCCCATCGCTCCTTCCCCGTTTGCCCTTAAGGTTGTACAAAGATCCAAACCTGATTCTGACCGTCGTGCCCGTTGGGAGATAGAGGTCTTGTCCAGGCTTTCCCCTCCCAACCCTACTCCTCACCACCCATTTCTCCCTCGTCTTTTGGGTCTTCTCCAAACCCCCGACCTTATTGCCTGGGCTGTCCCTTACTGCCCTGGCTCTGACCTCCACGCCCTTCGTTACCGTCAACACGACCGCGTTTTCTCCGCCCCTGTCATCCAATTTTACCTCGCCGAGATTATTTGCGCTCTAGACCACCTGCATTCCCTGGGCATCGTTTACCGAGATCTCAAGCCTGAAAACATTCTCATTCAACACTCCGGTCACGTCACTTTAACGGATTTCGACCTTTCACGCAACTTAAAGAAGAAGCAATTATCAGAAACTGTAGCTGACCTCAAAATGGATCCGAATTTATCGCCTGCCATTCCGGTTCGACGAAACTTTATCCGATGGGTCCCCGCCGTAGCTGATAACAAATACCGCAAAGCTTATAAGAAACCAAAACCAGCCCGAGTCAGCCCAGTGAGTCGAAGGAAACCTAGTTTCTCAAACGGGGAACGTTCCAACTCCTTCGTGGGCACCGAGGAATACGTGTCACCTGAAGTAGTACGTGGAGATGGACATGAGTTCGCCGTCGATTGGTGGGCTCTCGGAATTCTAACCTACGAGATGCTCTACGGTACGACACCTTTCAAAGGGAAGAGCAGGAAGGAGACGTTTCGAAACGTTTTGTACAAAGAGCCGGAGTTCATCGGACAACGAAGCGATTTGACTGATTTGATCCAACGGTTACTACACAAGGATCCAAGAAAAAGACTCGGGTATCACAAAGGCGCGTGCGAGATCAAAGAGCACTCGTTCTTCAAAGGGGTCAGGTGGGACCTCTTGACGGAGGTATTACGACCGCCGTTTATTCCCTCAATCGAAGAGGGCGACTTGACGGAGAGAGGCCAAATAGATATAAAGAAATATTATGAGAGTTTGAAGACTCCATTGTCAATGCCACCGTCACCACTACCGTCGCCGTCATCGGAGAATACACGAAACGTTTCTTTCTCGGAGTTCTAA
- the LOC108470733 gene encoding uncharacterized protein LOC108470733 yields MVKAYAQEHIYKHPWERVTSASWRKFADPENKRTLSHILEVDTLNRKLDPLSGKLYTTRALTIHAPGPWFVRKIIGQDICHCVESTVVDAQSKSMQLTTRNVSLQKFIEVEEKIRYDPHPDNPTGWTICRQETSIRIKPLSTLASMAEKVEQRCAERFMQNSVKGREVMERICKYLEAESSGMAL; encoded by the coding sequence ATGGTGAAAGCATATGCGCAAGAGCACATTTACAAACATCCATGGGAGCGAGTAACTTCTGCATCTTGGCGTAAGTTTGCTGACCCTGAAAACAAGCGTACCTTGTCTCATATTCTAGAAGTTGACACATTGAATCGCAAACTCGATCCTCTCTCTGGTAAGCTTTACACTACTCGGGCTCTTACCATCCATGCTCCAGGGCCATGGTTTGTTCGCAAAATCATTGGCCAGGACATCTGCCACTGTGTTGAATCAACAGTGGTTGATGCCCAATCAAAGTCAATGCAGCTTACAACCCGTAATGTCAGTCTTCAGAAGTTTATAGAAGTAGAGGAGAAGATAAGGTATGATCCTCACCCAGATAATCCAACAGGATGGACCATTTGTCGACAGGAGACTAGCATTCGTATTAAGCCATTATCAACTCTGGCATCCATGGCTGAGAAAGTGGAGCAACGATGTGCTGAGAGGTTTATGCAAAATAGTGTGAAGGGCAGAGAGGTTATGGAGAGGATCTGCAAGTATCTCGAAGCTGAATCTAGTGGGATGGCTCTATAA
- the LOC108473987 gene encoding outer envelope protein 80, chloroplastic, producing the protein MHRNDGVCFTSSSFKIPLSPPSQTLASPLSRARHSLFQLLHSLRNRSLPPTTSTHSPLLCCSSLSLTAQTYNLVNAPLLCSASLALSQPYSPDSTQSGSEVPQKGQSTTTGRYDEERVLISEVLVRNKDGEELERKDLEMEALTALKACRANSALTVREVQEDVHRIIDSGYFSSCMPVAVDTRDGIRLVFQVEPNQEFHGLVCEGANVLPSKFLEDAFRDGHGKVVNLKRLDEVINSINGWYMERGLFGLVSGVDIFSGGIIRLQVAEAEVNNISIRFLDRKTGEPTKGKTKPETILRQLTTKKGQVYSMLQGKRDVDTVSTMGLMADVSIIPQPAGDAGKVDLVMNVVERPSGGFSAGGGISSGITSGPLSGLIGSFAYSHRNLFGRNQKLNISLERGQIDSIFRINYTDPWIEGDDKRTSRTIIIQNSRTPGTLVHGNQHDNSSPSIGRVTAGIEFSRPLRPKWSGTAGLIFQHAGARDEKGNPIIKDFYGSPLTASGKPYDDMLVAKFECVYTGSGDQGSSMFAFNMEQGLPVMPEWLFFNRVNARARKGVEIGPTRLLLSLSGGKVVGNFSPHEAFAIGGTNSVRGYEEGAVGSGRSYVVGSSEVSFPMLGPVEGVIFADYGHDLWSGPSVPGDPAGARYKPGSGYGYGFGIRVDSPLGPLRLEYAFNDRQAKRFHFGVGHRN; encoded by the exons ATGCATCGCAATGATGGCGTTTGTTTCACCTCCTCTTCTTTCAAAATCCCTCTCTCTCCTCCCTCCCAAACCCTAGCCTCTCCCCTCTCCAGAGCTCGTCACTCCCTTTTCCAACTTCTTCACTCCCTCAGGAATCGCTCCCTCCCTCCTACCACATCCACTCACTCTCCCCTACTATGCTGTTCGTCTCTCTCTCTAACCGCCCAGACCTACAACCTTGTTAATGCGCCTCTGCTATGTTCCGCTTCCTTGGCCCTGTCTCAACCCTACTCTCCCGACTCCACTCAGTCCGGCTCGGAGGTGCCTCAGAAGGGACAGTCCACTACCACTGGTCGTTACGACGAGGAGAGGGTTTTGATAAGCGAGGTTCTTGTCAGGAACAAAGATGGAGAGGAGTTGGAGCGGAAAGACCTTGAAATGGAAGCCCTTACCGCGTTGAAAGCTTGCCGAGCCAACTCTGCCTTGACTGTGCGGGAGGTTCAGGAAGATGTCCACCGGATCATCGATAGCGGTTACTTCTCTTCCTGTATGCCTGTGGCCGTTGACACGCGGGATGGTATCAGATTGGTGTTTCAA GTAGAACCAAATCAGGAGTTCCACGGATTGGTCTGTGAAGGAGCCAATGTTCTTCCATCAAAGTTTCTTGAGGATGCTTTTCGTGATGGACatg GAAAAGTGGTAAATCTCAAGCGTTTGGATGAAGTAATTAATTCCATCAATGGATGGTATATGGAACGTGGTCTTTTTGGCTTG GTTTCTGGAGTAGATATTTTTTCTGGAGGTATTATAAGGTTACAAGTTGCAGAAGCTGAGGTCAACAATATATCTATACGCTTCCTTGATCGAAAGAC TGGTGAACCAACTAAAGGGAAGACAAAGCCTGAAACAATACTTAGGCAACTCACTACCAAGAAGGGACAG GTGTATAGTATGCTTCAAGGGAAAAGAGATGTGGATACAGTGTCAACTATGGGTCTTATGGCAGATGTCAGTATCATTCCTCAACCAGCTGGAG ATGCTGGTAAAGTTGATTTGGTAATGAATGTTGTTGAACGTCCAAGTGGTGGTTTTTCTGCTGGTGGTGGAATATCAAGCGG GATTACAAGTGGCCCTTTATCAGGACTTATTGGAAG CTTTGCATATTCTCATAGAAATTTGTTTGGAAGAAACCAAAAGCTTAACATTTCCTTAGAGAGGGGCCAAATCGACTCTATATTCCGCATTAACTATACAGACCCATGGATTGAAGGAGATGATAAGAGGACATCTAGAACAATAATTATCCAG aATTCAAGAACCCCAGGGACACTTGTGCATGGTAACCAACATGACAATAGCAGTCCGAGCATTGGCCGTGTAACAGCTGGTATAGAGTTTAGTCGACCACTGAGGCCAAAATGGAGTGGGACAGCAGGTCTTATTTTTCAG CATGCTGGTGCTCGTGATGAAAAAGGAAATCCAATTATCAAGGACTTCTATGGCAGCCCACTTACTGCAAG TGGTAAGCCTTACGACGATATGTTAGTGGCTAAATTTGAATGTGTCTATACTGGTTCTGGTGATCAAGGTTCCTCCATG TTTGCATTTAACATGGAACAAGGGCTTCCTGTCATGCCTGAGTGGCTGTTCTTCAACAGAGTGAATGCTCGGGCAAGAAAAGGTGTTGAAATTGGTCCTACTCGCCTTCTTTTAAG TTTGTCTGGTGGGAAAGTGGTGGGAAATTTTTCTCCTCACGAAGCGTTTGCTATTGGTGGAACAAACAGCGTGAGAGGTTATGAAGAAGGTGCTGTGGGCTCCGGACGATCTTATGTAGTTGGATCTAGTGAAGTTTCTTTCCCAATG CTGGGGCCCGTGGAAGGTGTTATTTTTGCTGATTACGGACATGATCTATGGTCAGGCCCCAGTGTGCCTG GTGATCCTGCAGGGGCAAGATATAAGCCTGGAAGTGGATATGGATATGGTTTTGGCATCAGAGTGGACTCACCGTTAGGGCCTTTGCGACTCGAATATGCTTTTAACGATAGGCAGGCAAAGAGGTTTCACTTTGGGGTTGGCCATCGGAACTAA
- the LOC108474047 gene encoding copper-transporting ATPase HMA4-like encodes MNINVGDNKMELNGRDDLKRPLLEPSDSVCVTIPEPVDKLEKKRTVMFKIGNIKCASCVTSIESVLGEINGVESVSVSPIHGYAAIEYVPKLVNPKIIKETIEDAGFPVKEFSEQQIAVCRLRIKGMACTSCSESLERALKFLDGVKKAVVGLALEEAKVHFDPNVTDSDRIIEAIEDAGFGADLISSGNEANKVHLKLEGVSSVEDMNTIKSYLESAIGVNHVEMDLEEKMATVNYDPDFTGPRSIIEAVQEVAHGSYKASLYIPPRQRETEQHHEINNYRNQFLLSCLFSVPLFIFSMVLPMLPPFGDWLEYKIYNMFTVGLLLRWVLCTPVQFIVGRRFYKGSYHALRLKSANMDVLVAMGTNAAYFYSVYVAIKSLSSDTFKGQDFFETSAMLISFILLGKYLEVLAKGKTSDALAKLTDLAPDSACLLILDDDGNVVSEVAISTQLIQRNDIIKIIPGEKVPVDGIVTDGQSYVNESMITGEAQPIAKKPGDKVIGGTMNENGCLLVNATHVGSETALSQIVQLVEAAQLARAPIQKIADRISRFFVPAIVLTAFITWLGWLIPGVIGIYPKHWIPKGMDKFELALQFGISVLVVACPCALGLATPTAVMVATGKGASLGVLIKGGNALEKAHKVKAIVFDKTGTLTVGKPEVVNVMLFSSVSMEDFCDVAIAAEANSQHPIAKAFLEHARKLRQKIESNRQSNNQHVTEAKDFEVHPGTGVSGKVGDKMVLVGNKRLMQTYNVTVGPEIEGYISEHEQQARTCVLVSIDGKIAGAFAVTDPVKPEANNVILYLRSMGISSIMVTGDNWATATAIAKEVGIEKVIAETDPIGKADRIKDLQMRGLTVAMVGDGINDSPALVAADVGMAIGAGTDVAIEAADIVLIKSNLEDVVTAIDLSRKTISRIWLNYVWALGYNILGVPVAAGILYPFTGVRLPPWLAGACMAASSLSVVCSSLLLQSYRKSWVFQDTKIGHSHCSKST; translated from the exons ATGAATATTAATGTTGGAGACAATAAAATGGAACTGAATGGGAGGGATGATCTTAAGAGGCCTTTGCTGGAGCCCTCAGATAGTGTTTGCGTAACTATACCTGAACCTGTTGATAAGCTGGAAAAGAAGAGAACAGTGATGTTCAAAATAGGGAATATCAAGTGTGCATCTTGTGTGACTTCCATAGAATCTGTGCTTGGAGAGATCAACGGTGTTGAGAGTGTATCAGTGTCACCGATTCATGGCTACGCGGCAATTGAGTATGTTCCAAAGCTCGTCAAT ccAAAAATAATTAAAGAGACAATAGAGGATGCTGGTTTCCCTGTTAAGGAGTTTTCAGAGCAACAGATAGCAGTCTGCCGGCTCAGGATTAAGGGAATGGCATGTACAAGTTGTTCCGAATCCCTTGAACGTGCTCTAAAGTTCCTTGATGGAGTTAAAAAGGCAGTTGTTGGTCTAGCTCTTGAAGAAGCTAAGGTTCACTTTGATCCCAATGTTACTGATTCTGATCGCATCATTGAAGCAATAGAAGATGCTGGCTTTGGAGCTGATCTCATTAGTTCTGGAAATGAAGCAAACAAAGTACATTTAAAACTTGAAGGAGTGTCATCAGTGGAGGATATGAATACTATTAAGTCCTACCTTGAGTCAGCCATAGGTGTAAATCATGTCGAGATGGACTTGGAAGAAAAAATGGCCACTGTCAACTATGACCCAGACTTTACTGGTCCAAGATCCATTATTGAAGCTGTACAAGAAGTTGCTCATGGATCATACAAGGCAAGCTTGTATATACCTCCTAGACAAAGAGAAACTGAGCAGCACCATGAAATTAATAACTATAGGAATCAGTTCCTTTTAAGTTGCCTGTTCTCAGTTCCTCTGTTCATATTCTCCATGGTACTTCCAATGCTTCCTCCTTTTGGTGATTGGTTAGAGTACAAGATCTACAACATGTTTACTGTCGGATTGCTTCTGAGATGGGTTCTTTGCACACCAGTACAGTTCATTGTTGGCCGAAG GTTTTACAAAGGATCATACCACGCATTGAGACTGAAATCTGCTAATATGGATGTTTTAGTAGCCATGGGCACCAATGCTGCATACTTTTACTCTGTTTATGTAGCAATTAAGTCTCTGAGCTCTGACACATTTAAAGGACAAGATTTTTTTGAGACAAGTGCAATGCTGATATCCTTTATTCTCTTAGGAAAATATTTAGAGGTGTTGGCTAAAGGGAAAACATCAGATGCTTTAGCCAAGCTGACAGACCTTGCTCCTGATAGTGCATGTTTGCTGATATTAGATGATGATGGAAATGTTGTCTCAGAGGTGGCAATCAGCACCCAACTAATACAAAGGAACGACATAATCAAGATCATTCCTGGCGAGAAAGTTCCTGTTGATGGCATTGTCACTGATGGTCAAAGCTATGTGAATGAGAGTATGATCACAGGGGAGGCACAACCTATTGCTAAAAAGCctggtgacaag GTTATTGGTGGAACTATGAATGAGAATGGATGTTTACTGGTCAACGCTACTCATGTTGGGTCAGAGACCGCGCTTTCCCAAATTGTTCAGCTTGTTGAAGCTGCTCAGCTCGCCAGAGCACCTATTCAGAAAATTGCTGACCGGATTTCTCGGTTTTTTGTTCCTGCA ATTGTTCTCACTGCATTTATCACTTGGTTGGGATGGCTGATCCCTGGAGTTATTGGTATTTACCCTAAACATTGGATCCCGAAAGGCATGGATAAATTTGAACTTGCACTCCAGTTTGGTATTTCGGTGTTGGTGGTTGCTTGCCCATGTGCTCTAGGACTAGCAACCCCTACAGCTGTCATGGTTGCCACAGGGAAGGGTGCTTCACTTGGTGTGCTGATTAAGGGTGGAAATGCCCTTGAGAAGGCACATAAG GTGAAAGCAATTGTGTTTGATAAGACGGGGACATTGACAGTTGGGAAACCTGAGGTTGTAAATGTTATGCTCTTTTCAAGCGTGTCAATGGAAGACTTCTGCGATGTTGCTATTGCTGCTGAG GCAAATAGTCAACATCCAATAGCCAAAGCTTTCCTGGAGCATGCTAGAAAATTGCGTCAGAAGATAGAATCTAACAGGCAATCCAATAATCAACATGTCACAGAAGCAAAGGACTTTGAGGTGCACCCTGGCACTGGGGTGAGCGGGAAAGTTGGTGACAAAATGGTCTTAGTTGGGAACAAGAGGCTCATGCAGACTTATAATGTCACAGTTGGTCCTGAGATTGAGGGTTACATTTCAGAACATGAGCAACAGGCTCGAACATGTGTCTTAGTTTCCATTGATGGAAAAATTGCTGGAGCTTTTGCAGTAACTGATCCAGTGAAGCCAGAAGCTAATAATGTCATATTGTATCTTCGTTCAATGGGGATCTCAAGCATCATGGTAACTGGTGATAACTGGGCTACTGCAACTGCCATAGCTAAAGAGGTTGGAATAGAGAAGGTAATTGCCGAGACGGATCCAATAGGAAAAGCTGATAGGATCAAAGATTTGCAG ATGAGAGGTTTGACGGTTGCTATGGTGGGAGATGGAATAAATGACTCGCCTGCTTTGGTGGCAGCGGATGTAGGCATGGCAATTGGTGCTGGTACTGATGTAGCCATAGAAGCAGCTGACATAGTTCTTATCAAAAGCAACTTGGAAGATGTAGTTACAGCAATAGATCTGTCGAGAAAGACCATTTCCCGCATTTGGCTTAACTATGTGTGGGCCCTTGGTTACAACATTCTGGGCGTGCCAGTTGCTGCTGGAATCTTATATCCCTTCACAGGAGTTAGGTTACCACCTTGGCTAGCTGGTGCATGCATGGCCGCCTCCTCTCTTAGTGTTGTTTGTTCATCTCTGTTGTTGCAGTCTTATAGGAAATCTTGGGTATTTCAAGATACAAAAATAGGACATAGCCATTGCTCCAAATCCACATGA